GTTCTCACAATGCGTTGTAGAGCTTTCCTGTTATAGTCAGTGCAGCTACCgccccacacagtgatgcagctggagaGGATACTTTCAATAGTTCCTCTGTAGAATGTAGTCAGGATGGGTGGTGGAGCACTTGCCCGCTTGAGTTTGCGCAGgaagtagaggcgctgttgtgcTTTCTTGGCCAGTGATGCTGTGTTGGTGGTCCAAGAGAGGTCCTCACTGATGTGCACCCCCaggaacttggtgctgctcaccctctccaccgcagCGCCGTCGATGGTCAATGGGGGGTGACAGGTGTGGCCTCTCTGGAAGTTGACAATAATCTCCTTGGTCTTACTGACATTTAGCAGGAGGTTGTTGTCTCTGCACCACGTGGTCAGGAGCTCAACCTCTTTCCTGTAGTGGGTCTCATCGCCCTTGGTGATGAGCCCCACCAGcgttgtgtcgtccgcaaacttcacaaggtGGTTGGAGCTGTAGGTTGGTGTGCAGTCATGTGTCAACagggtgaagagcagaggactgagcacacagccttgtggagccCCCGTGCTCAGGGTGATGCTGTTTGAGACCTTGTTGCCCACACGCACCGCTTGAGGCCTCTGGCTGAGGAAATAGTGGCACAGTCTGCAGCGTAAATATGGCTGAACTTAAACATGTAACATTCTGATGATCAGACAGGCTGCAGCCTTCATTTCTACtggttcatgtttctacagtagaatcactatAATCTGtcagctttgtgttcatactaCATACTATAGGAATTATAGTATGTGTGTTATCATTAAGACAGAGATGTTTGTGGGTATGTGGGACTGTAGCCtataggtttatattgttaagtaGCGTACTGCAttgcttttaagaaaagtaacaAGTAATGTGTATTGGATGACTTTTTTGAGTAAAAACCCCAATACTGATTACAACAAAGTGGAGAAATAACTCcagcatgcacaaacatttgaccacgCAGGATGCaataatgtctttgatatgctgcttagcAATGATGGTGACTCTCAAAGCAGCACCAATGAGAATCAATAATTGAATCAACATAGCTAAATCCTTATCAGTTCTGATCCCTGCTAACGAGTGCACAGAACTTTAATGCTCAATGAGAAGTTGAACGCTTTTCATgaacttgttttatttaatttcatcaGGAAGTCGAGTAAAAAGTCACTGCAGCGAGTACAGAAGCACATCCTGTCTGCCCTGCGTGGATAGAACCGATAGAACCTTTTTTacaaaaacatgaatcaaagtgtttttcttttttttttcttttttatagggTGTTTCCTGTAACTGAAAATGGGATCCTTAAAGCGCACCCGCTCATTCCAAAGACTTGATGATTTTTGCAGAGGACCAGGTGCTGCTACCACGGAGAGGTAATGTGTGTCTAAATGTTGTTCCTGACTCAGAGTTTGTGAATAAATTCTTTTTCACACATGTACTTGTTCATATGTGAAGCTCAGCTGTTGTTTGGACTGTAGCTTACTCAGACTGGTTCTCTCCAGTTTCCCGTTAATGAGCTGACTGCAGAGCCATTTTGCTCTTATTGAAGAAAATACATCACTGTGggaaagtcttgagccacaccgtatttctttatattttgtttccaagCCTACAGGCCttctgtatttgtgtttttaaaaaataattctgcactgaatcactgaaaatctttcagtttttttttttgtgcattggctgctttttcacttattttaagTCCAGTCCTTAAACCTGACCACTTTTAGACCAGTCTTTATCAAACTGTGGTACATGTACCACCAGTGGTACTTGGGCTCTCTCTGGTGGTATGTGGGAAATCtccatttttttaagattaAATAATATACCATTGTGGAGGTATGCAAAGATGACACAGGAGTTCCCAAGGCTCTTCGCTCTCAACCAGCTGGAGTGCCCATTTCCGTGGGCCTTAAAACTGCTAAGGCTGCATGGTGCTGTCACGCTGATGGTAAAAACATTTAGTGTAGAGGATTAATCTAAATTTTAAATATAGGGAAACTCTCCACAGAACCACTGCCTTAGATCATGGTAAGGGTCATTATCCACTGTGACAGAAGAATGACAGAACTGCCCACAATTCAGTGATTTTCAGCATTTTCAAACACTTTTATTAACGGTTTTTGTTCAAACAATCGGCTGCAACTTTCCAGCACAGAGTCACACAcactaacaacaacaacctaGTTCAGCCTTTAAGCTAGCGAGGCGTGTTTGCGGATGCCACTCAGATGCAtctgcctcccctgcagctgcagtgcaacCACGCCCTGCCACATTCACACATGGAGAAAACATGGAACAGTGCTGATCCTTCCTTGAGAGACCAGCCTATCAAAACTATTCCAAGGAACCATCaacgactcatccaggaggtcaaaGAAGACTCCAGAACTACATCTGTTGATCTGCAGATGTCACTTTGCTCAgttaatttaattcaattccattttatttatacagcagtaGGTcagaacaacagttgcctcaaggggctttatattgtaaggtagaccctacaatacgattaaggtcagaggtcatgattcaacaataagaaagagacaaaaTGGAGAGTTCAAGGAGGAAAGGTTAGTGTCAAATTTGCCAAGAAACATAGATTTTCCTGGGGCTTCTCAGAAATATTCTatggactgacgagacaaaagctgaactttCTGGAAAGTTGAGTCCCGTTACATTTGGCATAAAGCAAACATTGCAGCAGCAGCCAGACACAGTGCTGGTAGTGTGGATGGTCTGGGCTGCTCTGTTATAACTGATGAAACCATAAATTCTGTTCattaccagaaaatcctgatgGAGAATGTCCACACATCAGATTATATGCTGAAGCTCAAGAGCACTCAGGCAGCAGCACAATGAtacaaaacacagcagcaattCACCTCTgaatgacataaaaaaaaataaaatgaaggttttggTGCGACCTAATTAAAATCTGGACTTCAGATTCAGAATCTCTCAGATTGACATGCTTTGGCCTCCCATGTAGGTGAAATACTCCAAAGACACTTTTGGACTTTGGAGCAACCAATGCAGAGCAAGCTGTTAAACTTGAGATGGAAATCCTGATGAATGAAACGTTAGCTTGATGCGTCCGACCTCTCCTGTTAAATGCATCCACTCATCCAAACAAACAGTTCCATGAGATAATTTGATCAACTTCACCATGACTCTTTACTTTGTCACTAAGATTTTCAAAGCGTCGTGGaagttttacatttcacatTGATCTCTTTAACATCGATCAGAGGGATGCAGGAGAAGTAAATCCATGCTGAACCAGGATCCCTGTGCACACTGACTTTGTTCGTTCTCCTTGGCTTCTGGTTCGAGAGTACAGAACATCAAGGATTCAAAACAGATTTATTCACTCAGATGAACAAGTCATAGCTTTGTCACTTTTGAGTTACATGATgctccaaattaacactattatcattttgctttcattattttCTATTAAGTATATATTTTGTCTGTTGTGTTGATATTATTGTGTCTGCATGTGAGGATGGATGACGAaagactgcaaaaaaaaaaaatctttgtgttTCCAGGTGTAGTCCAGCTGTTCACTCCACTCCATTGTCTCAAATCTCAGGGACATGTTTCTGGAAACCTGTGAATCCTGCAACATTTCTGGTAAAATATTTACATGAAGTTACAGCTCACCTGGCTCAGCAGCTCTCCTGAAGGCTTGAGCGCCATCTGCTGGTTCCCGTTCATGTTTTGACTTCATGTCTTCTTCTCCTGATGCTCTTTGTTAGTCAAAAGTGTACAGTAACATGTCACCACATGCAGAAACCTAAAGTTAATTTCAGCTTTAAGAAGCAAATTTTTTTTAGAACATTTTCTACCAGaacattgatcaatggtcataagtaccattcacagagagttgcaTTGAATGGCttcaatcacagcattgtaagatgaagaaatggcctccttgactccaccCTCAAACTAGCGTTCCATCTACTCAGATCGACACGCCACAACTTGAATAAGATTGtctagttttgttttaaaatccaGTACCTCCTTATTTGCATAATCGTCATAGCAATGCAGCTGAGTGCCCCGTGATGTAATTAGTATGTTACACAAATGCTACAACAAAGGTGGACGTTGAGGCAAGAATAGATCTGCTGCTTGGTCTGTGGCTTTCATCAGACATGGGGAACAGGATGTTGTTTTTGTAGCCATTTCTCAATTTCAGAAATTGGCAGTTTTAATTTTCTTGAGATGCTCTTTTGACTCGTTGAGTGACGCCACTGACCAGCTAATCAGTGGCATGCAGTCTCACAACATCACATTTTAGTATCTGTTCAGATTGCTTGGAACACCGGCCGAGGAGCTCCTTTTTTACTAAAGGGAAATGGGCTCAAGTGACAGCCTAGGCCAAAAGCGGGAGGTAGCGAGCCAGTTAAGAATGATCATTAAGCATTTTGGGATTTTAACTTTACtcgttttttaaatattaatgttcaatcatggcctcagatttgaaTTTGTGAAACAATGCCGGAGTcgacaaaaaaaaatatcttgaAGGAAAAGAAATGTATAGTACACCCctaacatttttgtaaatattttattatatctTTTAATGGGACAACAATTTGACCCTTTTGATACAATGTAAGGTAGTCAGTCTACAGCTTGTCTGACAGTGTAGATTTGCTGTTACCTCAAAATAACTCAACATACGGCCATTATTGCCTAAACCGCTATCAACAAAAGGgagtaaaagtgaaaatgtcTAAACTGAGCCCAATTAGCCATTTTCCCTCCCTGGTGTCATGTGACTCGTTAATTTTACAAGGTCTCAGGTGGAAATGGGGAACAGATGTGTTTGAATTTGGTGTTATTGCtcttcagtgttgggaaggtttcttttaaaatgtattccgttacagattacagaatacatgccccaaaatgtattctgtaacgcattccgttacgttactcaatgacagtaacgtattctgaatactttggattacttaatatattatcatgctttttacaactacgtgaatgcactattgctgtgtgatttattactattactcaAGGTCcacggctccgaaccgtagtaaagggacctctgactaatacgtcgggttcatgtcgggctcgtagccgaaaactagctttactttgttgtctgggtcaactttgctagcgagagacagagagaggcgttgaaaggctgctccaacagaacttattgttttcagaggaaaacacgaacacggtgtacagtcgagtcttaatagcttacttacaactgggctcgtcaggcactcttcttggctgcagtggttatttttatatttacatgcttccagctcccgtttttgctcggtgacagctcgtacatttccactttcctttttttccctcctcttgCTCACAGACACCTagcgggtatggcagtccattctccctgcagcacggactacattGCCTATGAGGCTACATTCATTAgggctatgcttgtagcattctgcctattagcttagcacaacaacaacaacaaaaaggcgctctctcacccaggaaacacacagtcacagagagagagagagagagcgtcgccctgtaaccatggcaactgtaacgctgccgcctggaacaacagaacgtagctgtcaaacaaaacccaaacagtcctgacccgcgacaatatgaaacaggaaagtaccgccgtgtaatccatttatgtcaccaaagtaactgtattctaaataccacctttttaaactgtaactgtaacggaatacagttactcatattttgtattttaaatacgtaatggcggtacatgtattccgttactccccaacactgttgcTCTTACACTCTCATATTAGTCACTGAAAGTTTAACATGGCACATCATGGGAAAGAATCTGTGGACCTGAAAAAAGAATTGTTACTCTACATAAAGATGGCCTGGGCTATAAGAATAATGCCAACACCCTGAAACTGAGCTGCAGCACGGTGGTCAAAACCACACAACAGTTTAACAGGACAGGTTCCACTCAGAACAAACCTCGCCATGGTCAACCAAAGAAATTGAGTGCATGTGCTCAGCGTCATATCCAaaggttgtctttttaaaatagaTGTATAAATGCTGCCAGCATTGCTGCAGTGGCTGAAGGCGGAGGTTGAGCCTGTCAGTGCTCAGACCATACGCAGCACACTGCATGGTTGTCGTCTTAGAAGAAAGCCTCTTCTAAAGATAATGCACAAGAAAGCCAGCAAAAAGGTTGCTGAGGACAGGCAGATTACCTGTGGTCTGATGAGACCAAGACTAACTTATTTAGTTCAGATGGTGTGGGGGGTTGTGGTTGCAACTAGGTGAAGAGTACAAAGGTAAGTGTTTCTTGCCTACAGTTAAGCATGTTGGTGGGATGTCATTGTTTGGGgctgcatgagtgctgctggcaCTGGGGCGGGGGATGGCAACATGTACTGTGCTATACTGAAGCAGAGCATGATCCCCTCCCTTCAGAAACTGGGCTACCGAACAGTATTCCAACATGATAtcaaccccaaacacacctccaaaaAGACCAGCGCCTTGCTGAGGATAAAGGTACTTGACTGGCCGAGCATGTCTCCAGACTTAAACCCTATTGAGCGTCTGTGGGGCATCCTCAAATGGAAGATGTAGAAGTGCAAGGTCTCTAACATCCACCAGCTCTATGATGTCATTATGGAGGAGTGGAAGAGTGGTTCCAGTAGTACCCTGTGAACTCCATGCCCAATAGACTTAAGGCAGTGTTGGAAAAAGATGGTCACAAAGAATATTGACACTTTGGGGACAGTTTGGACATTTTCACTTAGGGGTGTACTCACATTTGTTTCCAGCGGTTTAGACATAAACGGCTGTATGAGTTATTTTAAGGGGACAGCAAATTTACATTGTTATACAagctgtacaccaactgcttcACATCGTATCAAAGTGTCATATCTTCATTGTTGTCCCATGAAAAGAtaacaaaatatttacaaaaatgtgaggggtgtactcacttttgtgtgtatgtaggaaCAGCTACGACACAGCTAGGatcctcaagctcccaggcctctggtagacaACTCAAGCTTGAAGGATAGCCTGCCTGCAGGGGCGAGAtgggatgtgtttttttttttgtttgtttttgttttttttaaccaaacggGGACGACGACAACTAAAATTTCATGGCATGgccccttttttctctcttcaggTAATTCTGATAATTCTGATGAAAGTCTCCAGTGGTCTCAGCCTCACATGTCATCAAGCAGAGTATCAGATAGGAAATGAATGCTGTCCAAAGTGTCTTGCAGGTAAAACCATCTGAATGATGAATGCATGTGTTTTCACACAACTTAGACAGAATACAAAAAGGCAAGCTTGAAATGaatttgttgcttttgttttcatcagGGAGTCGAGTGAAAACTCACTGCAATGAGTATAGAAGGACGTCATGTCTGCCCTGCATGGATGGAACCTTCACTGATCAACCTAATGAGCTGGAGCGATGTATTCCCTGTACAAACTGTCACTCAGGTGGATTAATTTCTCTGGGCTTTACTATGTTTTATGTTATAGTAGtttaaaatcaaattaaaacataaagggAGGTCTTTCTCCATGATTTAATTAATTCAAGATGATGATGTTTTATATTTCCTAAAGACGTCATAATGACCAAATGTattttcagcaaaaaaaaaaatcgtgaGCTTCAGCGTCTCTTCACAAATACACGAAACATGTTGAGTATGTTCTTTTTATGTTGGCAGCTCTTGGTCTGAGGGTAAAGAAGCAGTGCACAGCAACATCAGATACACTCTGTAAACCACTGGAGGGATTATACTGTGTCCACCATACAGGACACAGCTGTGAGAGAGCACATGAACACAAACGCTGTAAACCAGGACAGTACATTAGTCAGAAAGGtaggtttgtgtttttaaatgagaataccAGAGTTCAGGGAAACTGATCTAATTTAATATTTGCTGAACATTTTTATAGAATATTGTTATTATCATTGTAACATAGGATTTGTACAGCAAAATTAAGTTTAAAGTCAACAATGCAAACAGTCACCATATAAAAACATCACCATTGGGGTAAGTGCTATTGGGCAGTAGTGACTGAGTCTGGTACAGACTGGTTTCTCAGACAGAGGATATAGAGACTGGTTGAAAATCCCAGCTGGTCTGTGCAGTCCTTCAGCACAGGTCCAGGACCACCATTGGCTCCTGCAGATTTTCTCCCATTTATTTATAACTTAACTGTTGTTACGGTCCAGATGACCCTCGATCCTTCTCCTGTAGCCCACCTTAGATGAGACCTTTCTTCAGGTTGACTTGGACCATGCTGAGGAGACCTGTATTATCAGACCTGAAGATGGTGTCCTTTCTTTCAGGAGGTGCAGGATCTCCCTGCACCTCAAAGGCTTCtgatttctttatttaacaTAAGACAGCGTCAGTGAAAGTTCCCATGTCTGACAGTATCCCAGTTAGTTCTGTTGAAGCAGTCATCCAGCTGTTGAGAGGCTCCATCAGACCAGCTTTTAATGGTTCTGCTGGAGATGAGAGCTGTTCTCAGACAGTGTAAACAGGGATGTGTGGTCAGACAGGCCCAGGCGGTCTAGCCGTATAACCTAGCTTGATGTTCGAGTAGCTCTAGTCCATTGTGTTTGCTGCTGTGGTTGTTAATGACAGTCTTCCTCCCCTGCTCTTACCAGAGTCACTGGTTCATGTCACTGTGTGGCAATGGGGAGATATAGAGTTTAAGTTCAACTTTTCAAGTTTTACTTCTGTATGGTTCCCTATAATTTGTAgattcttaaaaaataaaattaaaaaaatctttgcaGATTAGATGAAGATATTTTATATGAATTTATGACATGAAGATGTCAAACTGTAccatatttttaaatttagtgCACTGTTGGACGAGGACCCGGGGTACAACAGAGAGATGTTTGGACTCAGTGTGAGAGATATCACAGAGAGTGAAGTTCAGATAAACATGAAAATACCAGCAAGTCCAGATGTTCTTGATTGAGTCTTTGTGTTGCTGTTAGTTTGCACAGCAAAGCTTCTTGATGTGTTTGAGGACAGAATTCCACACTGATCCACacatgtagttgttgttttcatCAGGAACCGCCTCCACAGACACTGAGTGCTCTGACTGCAGCAGTGGAACATTTTCAAATGGAACATTTCACTCCTGTcagccacacacacagtaagtgaAGCTTCAGAGGCACATGTGCAACATCTGTACATGTCCCCTAAcagtgtctctctgtccttCCAGATGTCACCTACTCAATCttcaacagaaaacagcaggaACATCTGCAGCTGATGCTCAGTGTGGAGAACGCAGTTTTAATGTGGGAGCAGCTGTTGGTGGAGCTGTGGgtgttttaattgtaattatTGGAGGAGGGGGATTATTATTATGGCACTTAAAAAAGAGGGCTCCGTCTAACAGGTGAGGATGACAGAACAATGGAAATGTTTAATTTACTGCATCATCATGTTTTCTGACACTGATAtaattttcactgctttggtTACAGACCACCAATCAAAGAACAAGGTATGTTTGTGTCTCTTTCtccatgttcactgcatcacattgatttatataataaggttttttttgtttttaaatttcattaaaaaaggcACAGATGGGGAGCGTTTAGCGATGGCATCATCAGAAGGTAGGACAGTGAGCTGTTCACTGACTGAGCTGCACTGATGTCTCTACAGATGTACCAGAGTGTGtttattaaacagaagccttTTCATGTGTCTCCCACAAATGTGCAGGTGATAAAAGAGCAAATGCAGACCATAATGAAGGAATCCCTTAGTGAGCCATCTACTTCTTTCTGTGCTGTTTCATGTGTTGTGGAGAAAAAAGTGATCCAGCTACCTCATAAAACACTGTAGCAGACTTGCATCACAtcctccctccaccaccagTCCACCAATACTATGATGATCTTTTATGGGGCCATCTTAAAAGATATGAAACAGATAAATAATTACAAGAAGTCGTGTACTGGTCTGAGATGAGTCTGAATGTGTACAACACAGTTGTACAAACTGTAGAGATTACCTGGAAAGCTCCAACAAACTTTGTCCAGCAAGCCTGCAGAAGTCTTAGGAGAAAACCTCATGGGACCCTTTATCTACAGTGTCGGTGGAAACCTGTATTTAACAGTCTTAGCAGACTGCTGTACAGACTGGAGAGGACTGTTCTCTCTTTATAAAGTGTCAGCAGAAACCAAAGCTCACATCCTAACCAGAGAAATACTCTCCTGctggtgtctgtgaaggttctcagtcatccaggtcatcgtagtcaaaggagcttgcaaagaaaagcgtctggacttctttaagttacttgaagacgtttcaagtaatggatgtgagtgggcgttaaggccttcccagacgccttaacgcccactcacatcctgggccatctgatctcaggaattcgcatgataaggtggggccaggtttcacaatgaactcacccgaaactctggctgattgggacccacacccagtttcacaccttggctcaggggattagaggatcatcagggggtccttttgtccctctgtggggggatactcccactaggtttatatctgggactctccaccatttgaccttagaactgaagaagcttctcggatgagaggtgaaacgtcttcaagtaacttaaagaagtccagacgcttttctttgcaagctcctttgactctcCTGCTGGGTTATACCAGCTTACATCCTCTTAGACCGGGACCAACTGTTCAAATCCTCAGAGTCTAAAGAATCCTGCAGACTGTGGAATCTTCAGCAGAATCCTCCATGTCATCCTGAAACCAAACTGACTGAAAGGTAAGTAAATATGTGATTTCCACGTGTGTGATGTGAGCAGGAGGTGAAGCTGCTGTTGTACAAGATATGAAGTTTAGATGTTGTTCCACTCTGTGTTTCTATATTGTTGATATTTAGTGTTTTACTCTCTAAAGTCAGACAGCAAATAAAATGACAGTTACAGTTCAGTACGCAGTGATTTCACACACAGGatgagtgtttgtgttgtgaGTCAGTAAAAGTCTAAAAACAGTGTTCAGCTGCTCTGATGGAAGATGGCTTTAAAATGGACTTTCATTATATACAGGACACACATGGACAAGATGGAGTCCATCAGTAttgtgtgcttgtttttatGCGGCTCACATCAAATTCTAACTAAATGTTTCCTTCTTATTGTGTGTTGTTCCTCTGGGGCTAGACCTTCATGAAGCAGTCAGGTTCTTTGTGAGTCTAttctgtgcagcagcagagagaaagagcagCAGACAGGAGAGACGATACTGGAGCTGTTATCATCAGTGTGCACATATCAAACATTCCCTGTTTATGAGATATACATGGGAGATTATTATAGGAAATATCAGTGACTTCCTGCTGGATCTGTACTCTGATGTGAAGGACTGTGAAACTAAAACAGGCTTGAGTGTCCTTTCATCATTACAGTCAGTTTTACAATCAGCTCCTGCAGTCTGGTTCATAAAGCTCTCAGAGAGAAAGACCTCCATCCTCCTGGAAGTGCTGAAACTccaaccagagaagaaacaagtgGAGCTGAAACTTTGCATGATACatggaagaaaaacacaaaactggaTCTGCTGATAGCTTCATCATTCCCTGCAGTTCAGATCCTGCACTTCTTACAGTGACACCTTTACCTAAAAACACTCAATAATAACAAAAAGTTTTTTATGCTTCTTATTAAAACCTGACTTGATTACAAAGACTTGATCAGGTCTGAACCTTTCCCCttaaccagcagcagcagtgctgTGATTTCTGAGAAATATAAAAACTGTTGCAATTTTAAAACTTTACTACTttacttctgtcagtctgtcccagggcagctgtggctacaa
The window above is part of the Maylandia zebra isolate NMK-2024a linkage group LG23, Mzebra_GT3a, whole genome shotgun sequence genome. Proteins encoded here:
- the LOC101483010 gene encoding tumor necrosis factor receptor superfamily member 14, with translation MGSLKRTRSFQRLDDFCRGPGAATTERCSPAVHSTPLSQISGTCFWKPVNPATFLVILIILMKVSSGLSLTCHQAEYQIGNECCPKCLAGSRVKTHCNEYRRTSCLPCMDGTFTDQPNELERCIPCTNCHSALGLRVKKQCTATSDTLCKPLEGLYCVHHTGHSCERAHEHKRCKPGQYISQKGTASTDTECSDCSSGTFSNGTFHSCQPHTQCHLLNLQQKTAGTSAADAQCGERSFNVGAAVGGAVGVLIVIIGGGGLLLWHLKKRAPSNRPPIKEQEGTDGERLAMASSEGDKRANADHNEGIP